From the genome of Cololabis saira isolate AMF1-May2022 chromosome 1, fColSai1.1, whole genome shotgun sequence:
acggcgcaaaaaaacactgtaataaaaagccaggaaaagattactagagtgaagtttttcttgttacactcttttagacacatttgagggatgttgcccaagacttttaatagtgttaaaagcatgttaaaaatgatgtcacaatacctttaacaactTATCTCCGCTTGCTGGTGCTCCATGACCAAGACGAGCAGGGTTTTAGCGCTCTGACGTCATTCTTGGCTGGCACTCTCGGTTACAAATTCCGGGTTTTCGTTCTTAGATTTTGGGTTTTGCTTCACAAAACATATGGAGGAAGGAACAAGGAATTGATGCCATCCAGGTTTCTCTAAAATTAGTTAAGTAATGTCTGGCCTTCATACGGGAATGCATGAATGTGCAAATGCAACAGTTTGGTAACGTCAGTGATGCTGCGAGGAGGCTAATAATATCAACTTATGAAATAGTTTTTAACAGCTGATGTTCATCAATCAGGCAGAGGCAGCGTTGAAGCAAAATGTGTGCAGTTTCATTTTGTGCAGGGACACATTTTGCTTGacaggggaaaaaagtcaacatacTACAAATCATGAAGAGACGGTTTATGGTAAAGGTAATGTATGGGTAAGACAGTTGTTACAGGAAAGATGAGAGCAGGCCTCTGGGAATATAGTCAAAGTAATGTCACCGACAGTTGTGGATACACAACCATGTGTCACTGTGTGTCTGGAAAGTGAGCGGGCCACCAGGCATCCAGACATGGTCTCTGCTTTGAGCTTAATACAACTGATTGGACTCTGATCAGTCCCTGGTAATACTTAAGGCTTCAAAGACGCCACCTCCACAGCTGCCAGTAGTCATTTCCGACCCCAAGAGTCCCAGCCCTGGGATTCAAAATAGTCGGAGTTTCCACATTCTtgtcatttctaagtcattaaAAAGGGTAAAAGAGCAACATGCAGTGAGACCGTGTTCACATCATGTATAAATCTTTGGAGCACTTACATGCTGAAGTGTAAGTCAAAAAGATATCTTTagttcttttttaaataaattacacAAGTAATGAAAAAACTACAGATTGGAGCCtgatgttttgaaataaataaacctgaATATATGACACCAAAGCAAATATCTGTAACATGTTTGTCAGAAATGTGTCCCTGGTGACCTCGTCCCACTCTTTGTGCATCACTCTGtatttttctccctccacccaGGTGAGCTCATACACACTTCTTACTGTCAGCACCTTACAATTACACCATGTGACCccccctgacacacacacacacacacacacacacacacacacacacacacacacacacacacacacacacacacacacacacacacacacacacacacacactttgttcAGACAAACACTTTGTTCAGACAAACACTTTGTTCAGACAAACACTCACACCGTCGTCTTTTGAAGACACATATCGCAAAACATTTGACCACAAAAAAGAGTTTGGAGGACAGAAAAAGCTAATATGTAGTTCAAAGGCTGGAaactggtggaagaaaaatgacTGAGCAAAGTTTGCAGATCTTTGTGGTGCTGTTGCATTTTACGCTGCTCTCCTTGGCTCATCAGCAAGAAAGGTAAGAAGGTTTgttaaaaatgtaaagaaaaaattgTTTGAATAAAATCCAATTTAGTGATTGTGTAGAAGCTGGGTTTGTTTCTTTCTCTGTATTTAATATTTGCAGCTTTTTCGTAGAACAGTGATgctaaatattacataaaaacACCAAGAATCTGTTTACCAGCTGTTATTAACAATTTGTGGGGTAAGAATTGTTTGGTTCTTCGTGGCCTTTTCCAACACAGCGTATGCAATTTATATCTTCAAATCAGGTTAAAGCCACCTGGGCAGTGTGGATTAGAGGTGATTTAAGAGAAGCGTTGTTTACCATTAAGAGCATTGTGCCTTTGTTTATCACAGCAAATAAAGTTGGATAAACTCCCACAGTTTACAGCTCTCTTCAAAAGCTTCCAGTCTGCTGgatcaattaaaaaacaaacggtTATATGAGGAAGACTAAGATGTGAGGATGTGTAATCCCAGATGTAGAGGAAACTCtaactgaaataaatataagCTATCAAAACTCAGTCAGAAAAATTTAATTCAGACCAAAGCCTATAATGTCCACAGAGGAATTTAAATGAAATATCGAGTCCCAAGTTGTTAAAATGGAATGTAATATGAGAACCGAATTCtgatttaaattacattttaattttgaattgataaaaaGGTAGAGTTAAACTTTTTGGAAAAAATTAGAGAAACACAGGCATGTATACATTGTTTAAGTCTTGTTGGTGGGATTTTATGGCCaacgttttgtttttcttttttgtttaggtGACAGTGTACCTGAGATCATTCATTCAATTATCTGATAGCTACCCTGCATTTTAGTCCACCGGCCTTACTACGctaatttttacaaacacatttcagaccatttgtttgtttttatgtgttaTGCTTCCATGAATGTTATTCGATATCTACTGTAGGATACGGCTGTGCTGCAATCTACCCTATATCGATGTGCATACATTAACTGCATAAATTAACTAAAGAAACTCTTTATGATGTCAGTCAGAGATATCTGAAAAGTAGTTTGAAGCCCCTTTTTCAGACGTTGTTGGTAGCCATCTTGGCTTTGGCTGATTCTATTAAACACTGGCTGATCCTAAATAGGCACCATGGCAAAACCGACTATCTTTTTAGTCGATTGCAACATGCCCACCTTTGCTCTGTTAACACAAGATAACTATTTCAGCTTAGCTAGTACAAACCTACGATTTCAATTACCTTACATTTGAATCAAATCTGTCCATTTAGCATTATttcttatgttgttttggttttggcaGAGACAAAACAAGATCTGCTGGAATTCTGGCCAAGCAACAGAGCTACCGCTAGCCGGATGGCCGAAACTAGCTGTCATCCAGCTAGGTAGTCctgcagtagcagcagccaGACTGCAGCTACTTGTCAATCTTTACCCTGAGCCAAACAGCTGCCTTGGCTGCAATATCAGAAAACAATGGATGAAGCACTAAGTCACATGATCCACTGTTTTATGGAGAACGATTTTGAATCTGTTTGGTGGGTAGCCATGTTGCTCAGGAAGCCAAGATAACATGCCCACTGTATGTCAATTAAAGTTCGCTTTGACTGATCTACTCCTTCAGCTGATCATTGCTGAAATATCTCTAGAGCTGCTGGaagacatttacagcagaatacaGGCTACCATTTAGCAGACTGACTCAAATCAAAAATCTCTGTCACGTGGTACCAATGGCTGGTTGCGTCGCTAAGTGCAGTAGCATGGCAGTTACAGATGAAGAACTGATAATGGTTAGCCATTGGGTGAGCCTTCTGTCAATGCAATTATATTAGAAAtagatttatttaaaatttttatacaAACTCTCCTGATGTGGTACGAAAAAAATGTCCCTCCTTcggagttgtcatggatgttaaCATTAAAAAACTGACACCAAAATTGTTTTTTGGACCAGGCTGTAAATGTACTTAGGCTATTTCTGTTCTTAagctggacattttaacatgggagtcaatggagaacGACACACCTATGCAGCCACCTTTTACTGTAGTTCTGCATGAACTTTATCATGGAAGATGGTTGGTGTTTGTGCCAGATTGCCCCCCAGCTGCTGCTGTAGCTGCTGCTGCCTGGATGCACTGATATGGCAGGCAAAGCTAAAGGCTGCTAGCTCCAGGCGAACCATCAGTGCCCCAGGACCCTTCTAGGCCAACTTCGAGCTCATTGTGATGGTCTGTTAACTGCAGATTATGAGTGATTATGATAATGCTCTCATAATTGCTTATAATCAGCAGTTATTGGAGTAATAATTATGCTCTCTCGATTCAAGTTCTCACATGTCAAGTTCAGTAGCTAAAGTAATGACAGCAAGATATTTGAAGCCATAGAAAGAAATGTAGCTGTAGCTATAGCTGCTACTGAATAAAAGAACAAATTTAacaaaagaacaaatttgaccgatttttttttatgtcaaggTATCAAACCACTTCATTCATATGTAGTGTCTGACAAGCTTAAAAGACACTATGTAGCCAACAGAAATACAGCCATCATGCCAGTCTTTTCCGTTCCCTCAATCGTTTGAGCACTCTGTGCtaatttttaactgattttctGTCGTAGCCTACACCTGTtcttttttggttttggttatttctctctctttcGACCAACACAGGTTTTTCGGGTGGTTGGTGCATTCTCAGCCACTAAGGTCATTTATTTTACCTACGCAACCGACCATGGACAACTAAcggttttattaaaacaattgGCAGCGGGTTCTTTAGTTTTTTGTGCCTCATCCTCCATAGATGACAGATAATATTTATACGTCTCAAAAAAAATGagagttgaaatgttaagattGAAGCTTAATGACAATACGTAAATCATCTTACACTCTTGTCCCAGCCTCCACAGGTCAGTGGACGTTCCGCTAAAACACACTTGGGATCACGAACAGCTGGGACTGTGTAGCTATGATCAGACCACTTCCTGTTGTTTTGGATGGAGGATCGTAAACGGCATTTGTGATCGTAAGTCATTCCGCAATTCAGTGAGCACACATCGACACGACGACATagcgaaagccagaatatcaacacgaGAGAAGAAGAAtacgaacaacaaagaaggaactGGAAGAACGGCAACCCAGAAGTGTGTGTAGCGCCATATAGCATCGCTGAGtcaaacgcacctcactcaataatcgattgtcttctcgcgcatgtatacttggatttctctgaaactccagcttaatccttagctagattgttgccaatagcttgatttagatgtgaatGTGACCACGCTGACTGTTTTAAGCTAATGTCGTCATGAATAAACCCAATGAATACAACGTGCCAGACAACAAATGCCAGGTAAGCATCTTGCTGGTGGAAATAGCTGAGCATTTTGCTGTTGAAGAGCCATTTGGACTCGATACATGACCCCAAAAAATGTTCATGTTACTTTGTGCCTGGTGGATTCATTAACAGGCAACTGATAATATTAAATTCTGTATAGTCACCAATCAGTTTTACTCATTACCTTGCACACAAAAAAACTATTAATGATGCATCTGTTTGGACGGTTATGTTATAGTCACGTGTGTTTAGATTTTCTGTCTTTTGTGCTCCACAGCGGTGTGCAGGAAGCCCTGTGTAAATGGAAAATGCGTGGGACCGGACAAGTGTTCGTGCTTCTCAGGTTATAAAGGACCGCGATGTGATGAAGGTGGAGTGTAATTAATAAAACTGTTGCCAGCCTTATGTTTTTCATTTCTTGTCCATTACCTGTGTCCTTCTGCATCACTTACCACAAGGACTTAAAACCTATTGCTCAAATAATGTTCCATATTAACTCCAGATGTGAATGAGTGTGGTTTGTTGGAGAGGCCGTGCTCCCAGCGCTGCATGAACACAGACGGTAGCTATCGTTGTTACTGTGAATCTGGATACACACTTAGCGTGGATGGATACACCTGCATTAGTGagtaattttctttttcaaacaaACACTCAACATGTGCTAGGTAATATCTTAAAATGCAAATGATGAATACATGTTTCTCAGGGTCCATAACTTTTGCTTAGGTCATCAAAAGTGATAGCAGCAAAGCCTagcagtaaaaatatatatttcaagGGCATAAATTAGCCTAGGTTTGTAATCTATGTGAGGTTACTAAGTGTTGGGCTTGAATGTTGCAGGGTCTACTGTGTGGTGGCACAACAGCATGTGTGTGTCATCCTCTGACCCGTCCTTTAGCCACTGTTTGTCCCCATGTCTTGCAGTAGAGAATGCATGTTTCTTCCTGCGCTGCCAGTTTGGTTGCCAATTGCAAAGACGGGGAATTGTTCGCTGTCTGTGTCCACCCGGCCTCCACCTGGCTGCTGACAGCAGGACCTGTGAAGGTAATGTTACTTCAGGAATAACTCTCAGTGTATCACTGGGGTTATTCAAGATTTAGCTTTTGGCCTCAAATCCGATTAAAACTTTGTGTGGATTTAGTCAGTTAACTTGTTAGATTCTTCTGGGAAGGATTCTAGGAGCTATTAAGCTGCTCTCTATGAATCAAATGTGTTATAAAGGTCTAAATAatttcgttgttttttgtttgtttgtttttgtaccTTCTCTGGTTCTTTGTCCACTCTAATCAGTGTCCCAGTAGACAGACATTCAATggaagacagaaaaaaactaaCCAAAACAAATAGTATTAGATTATTAGACCCCCAAACAGTATTTCATAGATGAATGAAACAAATTTTAATAAAAGGGCAGTGTCAACTAAATTAACAAGACTTAATTCGAGAATGAGAGGTCATTCATAATGTTGCCCATAAAgtttgaataaaacattttttacctATTTCTAAGAAATGATTGCAAataaaaagaggactaaaagaagaagatgtttctgaaaacaaaatTAGTCCAACTTTATGGGCAACACAGTGAAAACAGTTTTCAAATATCACACACAGTAAGCAACATATATGGTAATACGGTAAGGAACAATAAAATTCTTACCAAAATATGTTCATCtgaacacatttatttctacacTATATCTCTtactgagtttttttttaaagtaagtacattttattagggcccgagcaccttcagagcgaaggccctattgtatttgcaggaatttttattattattattattattattattattattattttcctgacaaagtgaaggcctttttgccccccttaacatgcccaaaaagtcaccaaattttgcaccctagtcaggcctggcgaaaaatttgatatttaaaggtttgcattaatgggcgtggcaaaatggctcaacagcgcccccttgaaaactttgtgcctcaagccccacgatacggtttgacgtacatgcacgaaaatcggtacacacctgtatcatgggacaacttaaacaaaagtctcttggggtcatgcccgaaagcgaacaggatgtcggccattttgaattagtcgtgtcattttggcgaaatttatgccattccttcgaaagttaattcagcccgaaccgtaacgtgcccccaagtgtgttatacatcaaaatgtgcgtctccatcctgcgacaacacgcattacttttctctttcaaaagcgttaccgtggcggcgctagacgccaaaaagcgcgcccacccttcatctgattggttcgacagaaaaaaactttgtgcctcaagccccataatacggtttgacgtacatgaacgaaaatcggtacacacctgtatcatgttgcaactaaaagaaaagtctcttggcgccatggccgaaaccgaacaggaagttggccattttgaacattctgaattaattgcgtaattttggagcaatatatgccattccttcgagagttaattcagcccgaaccgtatcgtgaacccagatgtgttatacatcaaaatatgtgtctctatcctgcgactacacgcattacttttctctttcgaaagtgttaccgtggcgacgctagacgccaacaagcgcacccccccttcatctgattggtccatatttgatagttccccaaaaggcaccaaatttggcatgcaagccaggcctggcgataaatttgatatttcatggtttgcattaatgggcgtggcaaaatggctcaacagcgcccccctggaaaactttgtgcctcaagccccacaatacggtttgacgtacatccacgaaaatcggtacactcctgtatcatggcacaacttaaagaaaagtctcttggagccatggccgaaaccgaacaggatgtcggccattttgaattaattgtgtaattttggcgcaatttatgccattccttcggcagttaattcagcccgaaccgtaacgtgcacccaggtgtgttatacaccaaaatgtgcgtctccatcgtgcaacaccacgcattacttttctctttcaaaagtgttaccgtggcgacgctagacgcgaaaaagcgcacccacccttcatctgattggtccatatttgatagttctccaaaagtcaccaaaatttgcatgcaagccaggcctggcgataaatttgatatttaatggtttgcattaatgggcgtggcctaacggctcaacagcgccccctagaatacttttctctg
Proteins encoded in this window:
- the si:ch211-194g2.4 gene encoding epidermal growth factor-like protein 6; protein product: MTEQSLQIFVVLLHFTLLSLAHQQESLHRSVDVPLKHTWDHEQLGLCSYDQTTSCCFGWRIVNGICDPVCRKPCVNGKCVGPDKCSCFSGYKGPRCDEDVNECGLLERPCSQRCMNTDGSYRCYCESGYTLSVDGYTCIIENACFFLRCQFGCQLQRRGIVRCLCPPGLHLAADSRTCEDVDECQEADVCPPRRTCKNTFGSFVCVCQKGFVIGMLKGSVACRDVNECLTGSHKCSRHAQCVNTDGSYTCLCLEDYFGNGRTCWPRRAPQSKAALYNNYKLYKRIKPLYPSS